The following are encoded together in the Mesoplodon densirostris isolate mMesDen1 chromosome 2, mMesDen1 primary haplotype, whole genome shotgun sequence genome:
- the ANKRD34A gene encoding ankyrin repeat domain-containing protein 34A: MLHTEGHALLRAVGQGKLRLARLLLEGGAYVNEGDAQGETALMAACRARYDDPQNKARMVRYLLEQGADPNIADRLGRTALMHACAGGGGAAVASLLLAHGADPSVRDHAGASALVHALDRGDRETLATLLDACKAKGTEVIIITTDTSPSGTKKTRQYLNSPPSPGVEDPAPAPPSPGVCTSPSEIQLQTAGVGGQGLLSPRAQEEEEKRDVFEFPLPKPPDDPSPSEPLPKPPRHPPKPLKRLNSEPWGLVAPPQPVPPAEGRPGIERLTTEFNGLTLTGRPRLSRRHSTEGPEDPPPWAEKVTGGGPLSRRNTAPEAQEPGPPSGLRQKLSRMEPVELDIPGNLCPDSPECSRPSLERRRYSASPLTLPPAGSVPSPRQSQESLPGAVSPLSGRRRSPGLLERRGSGTLLLDHIAQTRPGFLPPLNVSPHPPIPDIRPQPGGRAPSLPAPPQAGAPGSPRTKRKLVRRHSMQTEQIRLLGGFQSLGGPGEPGR, translated from the coding sequence ATGCTGCACACCGAGGGCCACGCTCTTCTTCGGGCCGTGGGTCAGGGTAAGCTACGCTTGGCCCGTTTGCTTCTGGAGGGGGGCGCCTACGTGAATGAGGGTGATGCCCAAGGGGAGACTGCGCTAATGGCGGCCTGTCGGGCCCGCTACGACGACCCCCAGAACAAGGCGCGCATGGTACGCTACCTTCTGGAGCAAGGCGCGGACCCCAACATCGCAGATCGCCTAGGGCGCACGGCGCTTATGCACGCTTGCGCCGGCGGCGGGGGCGCAGCGGTGGCCTCCCTGCTCCTTGCCCATGGCGCAGACCCTTCAGTCCGAGATCACGCTGGCGCCTCGGCGCTTGTCCACGCCCTGGACCGCGGGGATCGCGAGACCCTTGCCACGCTGCTGGACGCCTGTAAGGCCAAGGGCACGGaggtcatcatcatcaccaccgaCACCTCGCCCTCGGGCACCAAGAAGACCCGGCAGTATCTCAATTCCCCACCGTCCCCGGGGGTGGAGGACCCCGCTCCCGCTCCTCCTAGCCCGGGGGTCTGCACGTCGCCGTCGGAAATCCAACTGCAGACTGCAGGAGTAGGAGGACAGGGATTGTTATCCCCTCGCgcccaggaagaagaggagaagcgGGACGTATTTGAATTCCCTCTTCCTAAGCCCCCTGATGACCCCTCCCCTTCTGAGCCACTCCCCAAACCACCCCGTCATCCTCCAAAACCACTCAAAAGGCTCAACTCCGAGCCTTGGGGCCTAGTGGCCCCTCCTCAACCGGTCCCTCCTGCCGAAGGGAGGCCGGGGATTGAGCGGCTGACCACCGAATTCAACGGCCTGACCCTGACAGGTCGACCGCGTCTTTCCAGGCGTCATAGCACTGAAGGCCCAGAGGACCCGCCCCCGTGGGCGGAGAAAGTGACGGGTGGGGGTCCTCTCTCGCGCCGAAACACAGCGCCAGAAGCTCAGGAGCCTGGTCCCCCTTCAGGGCTGAGGCAGAAACTGAGCCGCATGGAACCGGTGGAGCTCGATATCCCCGGAAATCTTTGCCCCGACTCGCCGGAGTGCAGCCGCCCGTCCCTGGAGCGCCGCAGATACAGCGCCTCCCCGCTGACCCTCCCTCCAGCCGGCTCTGTTCCCTCCCCGCGCCAGTCCCAGGAGAGTCTGCCTGGGGCTGTGTCTCCGCTGAGCGGGCGGAGGCGGAGTCCGGGGTTGCTGGAGCGGAGGGGCTCGGGGACGTTGCTTCTGGACCACATCGCGCAAACACGGCCTGGTTTCCTGCCCCCGCTCAATGTCAgtccccaccctcccatccctGACATTCGCCCCCAACCCGGAGGTCGGGCGCCTTCGCTGCCCGCCCCTCCCCAGGCGGGGGCGCCAGGCTCTCCCAGGACCAAGCGCAAGTTGGTGAGGCGCCACTCCATGCAGACTGAGCAGATCCGCCTGCTAGGGGGCTTCCAGAGTCTAGGCGGGCCAGGGGAGCCTGGGCGCTGA